In the genome of Desulfuromonas sp. DDH964, one region contains:
- the nifN gene encoding nitrogenase iron-molybdenum cofactor biosynthesis protein NifN, translating to MGGVVHKSPKPLQVNPHRLSQPMGATLAFLGVDNCMPLMHGGQGCTSFTKVYLTRHFAEPIAIQTTAVTDITAILDGGDYSIVESVKNITAKVTPQLIGLHTTGLTETKGDDIRGVAGKIDFPLVWVNTPDYEGGLESGWALTVRAMIEQLVTATELVDDTKLVLLPHVSLTPIEVEKIKEFIAGFGFEVLALPDLSTSLDGHLGEKQSALSSGGIGVEEIRTLGDAGLVLSVGASMRAAGEALTKKNPAMRHHHFDHLQGLAATDRLVALLLAETGFSAPPPAVACWRKRLQDALLDCHFALGQTRFLVAAEPDHLAGQVAALCEAGGEVRAAIATVDAPQLEQVPAAQVLVGDLEDAEDFAAEYDLLITNFHGAGIAHRCHKGLVVRGYPNWEEVGNQLQNDVLYEGGAYFLCALANAASRWREEQGW from the coding sequence ATGGGAGGAGTAGTCCACAAATCACCGAAGCCGCTGCAGGTCAATCCGCACCGCCTCTCCCAGCCGATGGGGGCGACCCTCGCCTTTCTCGGCGTCGACAACTGCATGCCGCTGATGCACGGTGGCCAGGGGTGCACCTCCTTCACCAAGGTCTACCTGACCCGCCATTTTGCCGAGCCGATCGCGATCCAGACCACGGCGGTGACCGACATCACCGCAATCCTCGACGGCGGCGACTACAGCATCGTCGAGTCGGTGAAGAACATCACCGCCAAGGTGACCCCGCAGCTGATCGGCCTGCACACCACCGGCCTCACCGAGACCAAGGGGGACGACATCCGCGGCGTGGCCGGCAAGATCGACTTCCCGCTGGTCTGGGTCAACACCCCCGACTACGAGGGAGGGCTAGAGAGCGGCTGGGCGCTGACGGTCAGAGCGATGATCGAACAGCTGGTAACAGCGACGGAGCTGGTCGACGATACCAAGCTGGTCCTGTTGCCCCACGTCAGCCTGACGCCGATCGAGGTAGAGAAGATCAAGGAGTTCATCGCCGGCTTCGGTTTCGAGGTGCTTGCGCTTCCCGACCTCTCGACCTCTCTCGACGGCCACCTCGGCGAGAAGCAGAGCGCCCTCTCCAGCGGCGGCATCGGCGTCGAAGAGATTCGCACCCTCGGCGACGCCGGGCTGGTGCTCAGCGTCGGTGCCTCGATGCGTGCCGCCGGGGAGGCGCTGACCAAAAAGAACCCGGCAATGCGCCATCACCACTTTGACCACCTGCAGGGGCTGGCGGCGACCGACCGGCTGGTCGCGCTGCTTCTCGCCGAGACCGGTTTCAGTGCGCCGCCGCCGGCGGTGGCATGCTGGCGCAAGCGGTTGCAGGATGCCCTGCTCGACTGTCACTTCGCCCTCGGCCAGACCCGCTTCCTCGTCGCCGCCGAACCCGACCACCTCGCCGGCCAGGTCGCCGCCCTCTGTGAGGCGGGGGGAGAGGTCAGGGCGGCGATCGCCACAGTCGATGCGCCGCAGCTGGAGCAGGTCCCGGCGGCGCAGGTCCTGGTCGGGGACCTGGAGGATGCCGAGGACTTCGCCGCCGAGTACGACCTGCTGATCACCAACTTCCACGGGGCCGGGATTGCCCATCGCTGCCACAAGGGGCTGGTGGTGCGCGGCTATCCCAACTGGGAAGAGGTCGGCAACCAGCTGCAGAACGACGTCCTCTACGAGGGGGGCGCTTATTTCCTCTGCGCGCTGGCCAATGCCGCCAGTCGCTGGCGGGAGGAGCAGGGGTGGTGA
- a CDS encoding nitrogen fixation protein NifQ encodes MSSYTDTIRRYATDSRYTGTLDRADGTGEVGLGPEEAGRRLAVRFALRIDAGQVTQVRFQVFGCGFTIAACAAAAELAEGKDLEAAAAIAPAAVAAVLNGLPTERDYCAELAVAALQAALASARSEDHAVAVVAHDPAAVEHGPRVTAADPVYRRLLASPAPRAVAAEDRHLFACLLTVAAAEPWSLAAALGLDEWELAALLQRYFPGVAPATLESGERGKRPPLVNAGVLAVLHSHLPAGGDDPAPRWLAAILAARAAHPGHLWVAMGLFARPELSAAIRRHLPALTAANSRGMRWKRFLFRQVCDLKGGVMCKAPDCGLCSDYSLCFAPEES; translated from the coding sequence ATGAGCTCTTACACCGACACCATCCGCCGCTACGCTACCGACAGCCGCTACACCGGCACCCTCGACCGTGCCGATGGGACCGGCGAGGTCGGCCTCGGACCGGAAGAGGCCGGCCGGCGCCTGGCGGTGCGCTTTGCCCTGCGGATCGATGCCGGGCAGGTGACGCAGGTCCGGTTCCAGGTCTTCGGTTGCGGCTTTACCATCGCCGCCTGTGCTGCCGCCGCCGAACTGGCGGAGGGGAAGGATCTCGAAGCGGCGGCGGCGATAGCGCCGGCCGCGGTCGCCGCAGTCCTCAACGGCCTGCCGACGGAGCGGGACTATTGCGCCGAGCTGGCGGTGGCCGCGCTCCAGGCCGCCCTGGCCAGTGCCCGCAGTGAAGACCATGCGGTAGCAGTGGTCGCCCATGACCCGGCTGCCGTCGAACACGGGCCGCGGGTGACGGCCGCCGACCCGGTCTATCGCCGCTTGCTGGCCAGCCCGGCCCCGCGCGCGGTCGCGGCGGAAGACCGCCACCTCTTCGCCTGCCTGCTGACGGTGGCCGCTGCCGAACCCTGGTCGCTGGCCGCCGCCCTCGGCCTCGACGAGTGGGAGTTGGCCGCACTGCTGCAGCGCTACTTTCCGGGTGTCGCTCCCGCGACCCTGGAATCGGGGGAGAGGGGGAAGCGGCCGCCCCTGGTCAATGCCGGCGTACTGGCGGTGCTGCACTCCCACCTCCCCGCAGGGGGAGACGACCCGGCGCCCCGCTGGCTCGCCGCGATCCTCGCCGCCCGCGCCGCCCATCCGGGGCATCTCTGGGTGGCGATGGGCCTCTTCGCCCGGCCGGAACTGAGCGCCGCGATTCGGCGCCACCTCCCGGCGTTGACCGCGGCCAACAGCCGGGGGATGCGCTGGAAGCGATTCCTCTTCCGCCAGGTCTGCGACCTGAAGGGGGGAGTCATGTGCAAGGCACCCGATTGCGGGCTCTGCAGCGATTATTCCCTCTGCTTTGCCCCGGAAGAATCATGA
- a CDS encoding permease: MFTQEFWSLYGQAVKTSLGFFWKAGWAFIFGYFVSSMIQVFVSKKKLTPYLGTPRPRSLSLAALFGAISSSCSFAALATARALFLKGAHFIAAVAFMFASTNLVIELGILILIFLGWQFLAAEIVGGLLLIVISSLLIRLSYPRRWIEEARKEMEAKAEEEEDFDWKERITSRQGWQMVGNKFVMEWQMVWEEILIGFTVAGFVAVFVPESLWAKIFLIDAGAALPQWLQALENALVAPFVAALTFIGSMGNIPLATVLNANGVMFAGIMGFIYSDLMVPPLVAVNAKYYGWRVALYIAGIMYLAIVATALILHYSFAAFGITPHSARRVEEMTRFGFDYTFWLNLCFLGVTGALIFLHRRHRQEQSEEMSMEMGGGHLSPKRVVVWLALILLVGGLVALALTSGQS, translated from the coding sequence ATGTTCACCCAGGAATTCTGGAGCCTGTACGGGCAGGCCGTAAAAACCTCCCTCGGATTTTTCTGGAAAGCCGGCTGGGCCTTTATCTTCGGGTACTTTGTCAGCAGCATGATCCAGGTCTTTGTCTCGAAAAAGAAGCTGACGCCCTACCTCGGCACCCCCCGGCCGCGGAGCCTCTCCCTGGCGGCCCTGTTCGGGGCGATCTCCTCTTCCTGCTCCTTCGCCGCTCTCGCCACCGCCCGCGCCCTCTTTCTCAAGGGGGCCCACTTTATCGCCGCCGTCGCCTTCATGTTCGCCTCCACCAACCTGGTGATCGAACTCGGCATCCTGATCCTGATCTTTCTCGGCTGGCAATTCCTGGCGGCCGAGATTGTCGGTGGCTTGCTCCTCATCGTCATCAGCAGCCTGCTGATCCGGCTCAGCTATCCGCGGCGCTGGATCGAAGAGGCGCGGAAGGAGATGGAAGCAAAGGCGGAAGAGGAAGAGGATTTTGACTGGAAGGAGCGGATCACCAGTCGCCAGGGGTGGCAGATGGTCGGCAACAAGTTCGTCATGGAATGGCAGATGGTCTGGGAGGAGATCCTGATCGGCTTTACCGTCGCCGGCTTCGTTGCGGTCTTTGTGCCGGAAAGTCTCTGGGCGAAGATCTTCCTCATCGACGCCGGTGCCGCCCTGCCGCAGTGGCTGCAGGCCCTCGAAAACGCCCTGGTCGCACCTTTCGTCGCCGCCCTGACCTTCATCGGCTCGATGGGGAATATCCCTCTCGCCACGGTCCTCAATGCCAACGGGGTAATGTTTGCCGGGATCATGGGGTTTATCTACTCGGACCTGATGGTGCCGCCGCTGGTGGCCGTCAACGCCAAGTATTACGGCTGGCGGGTAGCCCTCTACATCGCCGGCATCATGTACCTCGCGATCGTGGCCACGGCGCTGATTCTCCACTACAGCTTTGCCGCCTTCGGCATCACCCCCCACAGCGCCCGCAGGGTGGAAGAGATGACCCGCTTCGGCTTCGACTACACCTTCTGGCTGAATCTCTGCTTCCTCGGGGTGACGGGCGCCCTGATCTTTCTTCATCGCCGCCATCGCCAGGAGCAGTCGGAAGAGATGTCCATGGAGATGGGTGGCGGCCATTTGAGCCCGAAACGGGTCGTGGTCTGGCTCGCCCTGATTCTCCTGGTCGGCGGCCTTGTTGCTCTCGCCCTGACCAGCGGCCAATCCTAG
- a CDS encoding Glu/Leu/Phe/Val family dehydrogenase → MAAEKESGGTFSPRQTCEHFLEEAFDRLETVDEVRNLLRAPYRETRFELPLNRDDGSVSVFYGYRVQHEHSCGPFKGGLRFHPDVDMDHFVALAQLMTWKTAVLNLPFGGAKGGVNCDPRQLSSRERETLTKRYVERVAMIIGPDRDILAPDMGTGPQEMAWIVDAYALQAGFEPGVVTGKPLALGGSPGRLAATGRGVALVAGWAAEAAGIRLDGATVALQGFGNVGSHTARFLADQGAKVVAVVDVEGGKYSAAGLDIEGMVKAVQDQPGGAVPDLAVEGETISSEELFALEVDLLIPAAIGGVIHRGNADRVKARMVVEAANLPVTSEADQMLRERGVVVVPDVLANAGGVTVSYLEWVQNRQRYQWTEDRVNRELTDRLQHAWREVRERSEASDISYRLAAYQLGLERTIEAIELRGF, encoded by the coding sequence ATGGCTGCGGAAAAAGAATCCGGGGGAACCTTTTCCCCACGTCAGACTTGTGAACATTTTCTCGAAGAAGCTTTCGATCGCCTGGAAACCGTGGACGAGGTGCGCAACCTGTTGCGCGCTCCTTACCGGGAGACACGTTTTGAACTCCCCCTCAATCGCGACGATGGTTCGGTCTCGGTCTTTTATGGGTACCGGGTTCAGCACGAACACAGCTGCGGTCCCTTTAAGGGCGGATTGCGATTTCACCCCGATGTCGACATGGACCACTTCGTGGCCCTGGCACAGCTGATGACCTGGAAGACCGCGGTCCTGAACCTCCCCTTCGGCGGCGCCAAGGGGGGCGTCAACTGTGACCCGCGGCAGCTCTCCAGTCGCGAGCGGGAGACCCTGACCAAGCGTTACGTGGAACGGGTCGCGATGATCATCGGCCCGGACCGGGATATTCTTGCTCCTGATATGGGGACCGGGCCTCAGGAGATGGCCTGGATTGTCGATGCCTATGCCTTGCAGGCAGGGTTTGAGCCGGGAGTCGTCACTGGCAAGCCACTGGCGCTCGGCGGTTCACCCGGCCGTCTCGCCGCCACCGGACGTGGCGTAGCGCTGGTGGCGGGTTGGGCCGCCGAGGCCGCCGGGATCCGGCTCGACGGCGCCACCGTCGCCCTGCAGGGCTTCGGCAATGTCGGCAGCCATACCGCCCGCTTCCTCGCCGACCAGGGGGCAAAGGTGGTCGCGGTGGTCGATGTGGAGGGAGGAAAATACTCGGCAGCGGGTCTGGACATCGAAGGGATGGTCAAGGCGGTGCAGGATCAGCCGGGAGGTGCGGTTCCCGACCTGGCGGTGGAGGGTGAGACGATCTCGAGCGAAGAACTTTTTGCCCTCGAAGTCGATTTGCTGATCCCCGCGGCCATCGGCGGAGTTATTCACCGTGGCAATGCCGACCGGGTCAAGGCACGGATGGTGGTCGAGGCGGCCAACCTGCCGGTGACCAGCGAGGCGGATCAGATGCTGCGGGAGAGAGGTGTGGTTGTCGTCCCCGATGTCCTTGCCAACGCCGGTGGCGTGACCGTTTCCTACCTCGAATGGGTGCAGAACCGGCAGCGGTACCAGTGGACCGAGGATCGGGTCAACCGGGAGTTGACCGACCGGCTGCAGCATGCATGGCGGGAAGTCCGGGAACGGTCCGAGGCGTCGGACATCTCCTATCGACTGGCGGCCTACCAGCTTGGTCTGGAACGGACTATCGAGGCCATTGAGCTGCGGGGGTTCTGA
- a CDS encoding APC family permease produces MSGKQAEIGFFEATAIGIGGMVGGGIFAVLGLAVQLARGGAPLAFALAGIVALVTAYSFSRLAVCFPSQGGTVTFLDRAFGPGLFTGTLNILLWLSYIVMLSLYAYAFGSYGATFFPTADQLFWKHLLISAAIFAITGLNLLSADLIGKAEDGVVAVKLVILLLFVGLGLRTIDPSRLAVAAWSPALDLVTGGMIIFLAYEGFELIANAAGDTRNPDRVLPRAFFSATGFVLVLYVLIAAVAVGNLPVDRIVEAKDYALAVAAKPFLGQSGFLLITVAALLSTASAINATLYGAARLSYVIAKDGELPELLAKKVWNEPLEGLLITAGGTLLIANLFDLSSLSTMGSAGFLLIFAAVNGANARLASRTGSHRWLSLTGAGLCLAALVALLWQTLSDRPARVLVLIGMLGLAFAIEAGFRLATGRPLRVATDLREEKADPNDPS; encoded by the coding sequence ATGAGCGGCAAGCAAGCGGAGATTGGCTTTTTCGAAGCGACCGCCATCGGCATCGGCGGCATGGTCGGCGGCGGCATCTTCGCCGTCCTCGGGCTGGCGGTGCAACTGGCACGGGGTGGGGCACCCCTCGCCTTCGCCCTCGCCGGCATCGTGGCGCTAGTCACCGCCTACTCCTTCTCCCGGCTGGCGGTCTGCTTCCCGAGCCAGGGGGGGACGGTGACCTTTCTCGACCGCGCCTTCGGCCCCGGGCTTTTCACCGGCACCCTCAATATCCTGCTCTGGCTCAGCTACATCGTCATGCTCTCCCTCTACGCCTACGCCTTCGGCAGTTACGGCGCCACCTTCTTCCCCACGGCCGACCAGCTCTTCTGGAAACATCTCCTGATCAGCGCGGCAATCTTCGCCATTACCGGGCTGAACCTCCTGAGTGCCGACCTGATCGGCAAGGCCGAGGACGGGGTGGTCGCCGTCAAGCTCGTCATCCTCCTCCTCTTCGTCGGCCTCGGCCTGCGCACCATCGACCCATCCCGGCTGGCGGTTGCCGCCTGGAGTCCGGCCCTCGACCTGGTGACCGGCGGCATGATCATCTTCCTCGCCTACGAAGGTTTCGAGTTGATCGCCAACGCCGCCGGCGACACCCGCAATCCGGATAGGGTCCTGCCGCGAGCCTTCTTCAGCGCCACCGGTTTCGTGCTGGTCCTCTACGTGCTGATCGCCGCCGTCGCCGTCGGTAACCTGCCGGTCGATCGCATCGTGGAAGCCAAGGACTATGCCCTCGCGGTCGCCGCCAAGCCCTTTCTCGGCCAGAGCGGATTTCTGCTGATTACCGTGGCTGCGTTGCTGTCGACCGCCTCGGCGATCAACGCCACCCTCTACGGTGCGGCGCGGCTCAGCTATGTCATCGCCAAGGACGGCGAACTCCCGGAACTGCTGGCAAAAAAAGTCTGGAACGAACCGCTCGAAGGACTGCTGATCACCGCCGGGGGGACACTGCTGATTGCCAACCTCTTCGACCTCTCCAGCCTCTCGACCATGGGGAGCGCCGGCTTCCTGCTGATCTTCGCCGCCGTTAACGGCGCCAACGCCCGCCTCGCCAGCCGCACCGGCAGCCACCGCTGGCTCTCGCTGACAGGGGCGGGCCTCTGCCTCGCGGCCCTTGTCGCCCTCCTCTGGCAGACCCTCAGCGACCGTCCCGCCCGGGTGCTGGTGCTGATCGGAATGCTCGGCCTCGCCTTCGCCATCGAGGCCGGCTTCCGCCTCGCCACCGGTCGGCCGCTGCGGGTCGCGACGGACCTCCGGGAGGAAAAGGCAGACCCGAACGACCCGTCATGA
- a CDS encoding YwbE family protein has product MRVAIVRKQDQRSGTLTVGTIDRLLTSKPYHSRGIKVRLEDGKVGRVRQIDPGAEG; this is encoded by the coding sequence ATGCGGGTGGCGATCGTGCGCAAACAGGACCAGCGCAGCGGCACCCTGACCGTGGGAACCATCGACCGGTTGCTGACCAGCAAACCCTATCATTCCCGGGGGATCAAGGTCCGCCTGGAGGATGGGAAGGTGGGACGGGTCCGGCAGATCGATCCCGGCGCGGAAGGGTAA
- a CDS encoding ADP-ribosylglycohydrolase family protein, protein MSTLSLQDRAAGALLGAFIGDALGLGPHWYYDLGELRRDYGDWIGDYTDPRPGRYHAGLKAGELSQAGIILKLTLQSLVARGAYDEADFCRRLDTELFPLLDGTPMGGPGGYTSQSIREAWRRRVEQGRPWGETGGHADTTEAIERVLAIAVRYARQPAELARQVTANTVLTQGDELVVAMTVAYCALLGQLVQGHPLDTRISDRLMKLVKEGELPFHAVTAEDLQPPRPGDPDPPRVGRFASPDALLTPSYMAAAAADPQIRIEPAWKVSIVYGMPCAIFHQLPAAYYLAARFRDDFEAAVLHAINGGGQNQARAMLTGALVGAQVGLGKIPQRFIDGLKERDLLVQLAGELAAQAAG, encoded by the coding sequence ATGTCAACTTTATCACTTCAGGACCGGGCGGCGGGGGCCCTGCTCGGTGCCTTCATCGGTGACGCGCTCGGGCTCGGACCGCACTGGTACTACGATCTTGGCGAGCTGCGCCGCGACTACGGTGACTGGATCGGCGACTACACCGATCCCAGGCCGGGGCGCTACCATGCCGGGCTCAAGGCCGGCGAGCTCTCCCAGGCCGGAATCATCCTCAAGCTCACCCTGCAGTCGCTGGTGGCGCGCGGGGCGTACGACGAGGCCGATTTCTGCCGGCGCCTCGACACAGAGCTCTTCCCGCTCCTCGACGGCACCCCGATGGGCGGCCCCGGCGGCTACACCAGCCAGTCGATCCGCGAAGCCTGGCGACGGCGGGTGGAGCAGGGGCGTCCCTGGGGGGAGACCGGCGGCCATGCCGATACCACCGAGGCGATCGAACGCGTCCTCGCCATCGCCGTGCGTTACGCCCGGCAGCCGGCGGAGTTGGCACGCCAGGTCACCGCCAACACTGTGCTGACCCAGGGGGACGAACTGGTGGTGGCGATGACCGTCGCCTACTGCGCCCTCCTCGGCCAGCTGGTGCAGGGGCACCCGCTGGATACCAGGATCTCCGATCGGCTGATGAAATTGGTCAAGGAGGGCGAACTCCCCTTTCACGCCGTCACCGCCGAGGATTTGCAGCCGCCGCGGCCGGGCGACCCCGACCCGCCCCGCGTCGGTCGCTTTGCCTCCCCCGATGCGCTGCTCACCCCTTCTTACATGGCTGCGGCCGCAGCCGACCCGCAGATTCGCATCGAACCGGCCTGGAAGGTCTCGATCGTCTACGGCATGCCTTGCGCCATCTTCCACCAGCTGCCGGCCGCCTACTACCTCGCCGCCCGCTTCCGGGACGACTTCGAGGCGGCGGTGCTGCACGCCATCAACGGCGGCGGCCAGAACCAGGCGCGGGCGATGCTGACCGGCGCCCTGGTCGGGGCGCAGGTCGGACTTGGCAAGATTCCGCAGCGTTTCATCGACGGGCTGAAAGAACGGGACCTGCTGGTGCAACTGGCCGGAGAGCTGGCGGCGCAGGCCGCCGGGTGA
- a CDS encoding 4a-hydroxytetrahydrobiopterin dehydratase, with protein sequence MGTLTEQHCEACRGQVPPATADAIAAYLEQLPDWEIVEVDGIGRLTRRFPFRNFRQALDFSNRVGELAEAEGHHPALLTEWGRVTVQWWTHKIGGLHRNDFIMAAKTDALLAARTDPTGQG encoded by the coding sequence ATGGGAACCTTGACCGAGCAGCACTGCGAAGCCTGCCGTGGCCAGGTGCCGCCGGCGACGGCAGACGCAATCGCCGCCTATCTGGAGCAGTTGCCCGACTGGGAGATCGTCGAGGTCGACGGCATCGGCCGGCTGACCCGGCGCTTTCCCTTCCGCAACTTCCGCCAGGCCCTCGATTTCAGCAACCGGGTCGGCGAGCTGGCCGAGGCTGAGGGGCATCACCCGGCGCTCCTCACCGAGTGGGGGCGCGTGACGGTGCAGTGGTGGACCCACAAGATCGGCGGCCTGCACCGCAACGACTTCATCATGGCCGCCAAAACCGACGCGCTATTGGCGGCAAGGACGGACCCGACCGGTCAAGGCTGA
- a CDS encoding radical SAM protein, translating to MASGCPMMKANVQSDHPCFGGDHSKAGRIHLPVAPGCNIKCGFCERKFDCANESRPGVTSRVLTPEQAVERVRLVKRHMEKQGGAQLKVVGIAGPGDPLANPKTFETFRQVRAAFPELTLCLSTNGLRLPEMIDTILAYDVHSLTVTINALTPETGARVYEWIKVDGQRLQGEEAAALLLAKQFAGVKLAAAAGMLVKINHVYIPGVNDHETLDLAVKVRELGASMMNIMPVIPVGLFKEIERPSDATMEMVRNQAELILSQARHCKQCRADAAGVVGQDIDLEALHTLAS from the coding sequence ATGGCCAGCGGTTGTCCGATGATGAAGGCCAACGTCCAGAGCGATCATCCCTGTTTTGGCGGCGATCACAGCAAGGCGGGGCGTATCCACCTGCCGGTCGCCCCGGGATGCAATATCAAGTGCGGTTTCTGCGAACGCAAGTTCGACTGCGCCAACGAAAGCCGCCCCGGCGTCACCAGCCGCGTTCTCACCCCCGAGCAGGCGGTGGAGCGGGTCCGGCTGGTCAAGCGCCACATGGAGAAGCAGGGGGGCGCGCAGCTCAAGGTGGTCGGCATCGCCGGTCCCGGCGACCCCCTCGCCAACCCGAAGACCTTTGAAACCTTCCGCCAGGTCCGGGCCGCCTTTCCGGAGCTGACTCTCTGCCTCTCCACCAACGGCCTGCGCCTGCCGGAGATGATTGACACCATCCTCGCCTACGACGTCCACAGCCTGACCGTCACCATCAACGCTCTCACCCCCGAGACCGGTGCCAGGGTCTACGAATGGATCAAGGTCGACGGTCAGCGCCTGCAGGGGGAGGAAGCGGCGGCGCTGCTGCTGGCGAAGCAATTCGCGGGGGTGAAACTGGCGGCGGCGGCCGGGATGCTGGTCAAGATCAATCACGTCTACATCCCCGGCGTCAACGATCACGAGACCCTCGACCTGGCGGTCAAGGTGCGGGAACTCGGCGCCAGCATGATGAACATCATGCCGGTGATCCCGGTCGGCCTGTTCAAGGAGATCGAGCGCCCATCCGACGCCACCATGGAGATGGTCCGCAACCAGGCCGAGCTGATCCTCTCCCAGGCGCGCCATTGCAAGCAGTGCCGTGCCGACGCCGCCGGCGTCGTCGGCCAGGACATCGACCTCGAGGCGCTGCACACCCTGGCAAGCTGA
- a CDS encoding NifB/NifX family molybdenum-iron cluster-binding protein, with protein MLIAVASKSGLEVDQHFGHAERFLIYDCAGGAPRQVKEVAVEKYCSLDPDHPFRHRQFDAIVAALQGCKAVVTAMIGDYPKQELAKAGITAISAVGPIGPALLTAHGNLCGCGCQGPKRCGC; from the coding sequence ATGCTTATCGCCGTCGCATCCAAATCCGGGCTCGAAGTCGACCAGCACTTCGGCCACGCCGAACGTTTTCTGATCTACGACTGCGCCGGAGGGGCGCCGCGCCAGGTCAAGGAGGTCGCGGTCGAGAAGTACTGCTCCCTCGATCCCGACCATCCCTTCCGTCATCGCCAGTTCGACGCCATCGTTGCCGCCCTGCAGGGGTGCAAGGCGGTGGTGACGGCCATGATCGGCGATTATCCGAAGCAGGAGCTGGCGAAAGCCGGCATCACCGCCATCAGCGCGGTTGGCCCGATCGGTCCGGCCCTGCTCACTGCCCATGGCAACCTCTGCGGTTGCGGCTGCCAGGGTCCGAAACGCTGCGGCTGCTGA
- the fdxB gene encoding ferredoxin III, nif-specific: protein MAYLTGITRGGASWTPTFAETIDPEKCIGCGRCFKACSRKVLGPEDLVDEETDSTRMVMTIANPDNCIGCAGCGVTCPKKCFSFKPMEV, encoded by the coding sequence ATGGCTTATCTCACCGGAATTACCCGTGGCGGTGCCAGCTGGACCCCCACCTTCGCCGAAACCATCGACCCGGAGAAGTGCATCGGCTGCGGCCGCTGTTTCAAGGCCTGCTCCCGCAAGGTCCTCGGTCCGGAAGACCTGGTCGATGAAGAGACCGATTCGACCCGCATGGTGATGACCATCGCCAACCCGGACAACTGCATCGGCTGCGCCGGCTGCGGCGTCACCTGCCCGAAGAAGTGCTTCAGCTTCAAACCGATGGAAGTCTGA
- the nifX gene encoding nitrogen fixation protein NifX, protein MKVAFASTDKIHVDEHFGRAESFFIWEVGIEEAAFSGLVQVKTEGADEADRIEARCAGLADCALVYVAEIGGPAAARLVAKKIHPIKSKEREPITAVVEKLQEVLRNSPPPWLRKAMLKGERPAT, encoded by the coding sequence ATGAAAGTGGCATTCGCCAGTACGGACAAAATCCATGTCGACGAGCACTTCGGCCGGGCCGAATCCTTCTTCATCTGGGAAGTCGGGATTGAGGAAGCCGCCTTTTCCGGCCTGGTACAGGTCAAGACCGAAGGGGCCGACGAGGCCGACCGCATCGAGGCCCGCTGCGCGGGACTCGCCGACTGTGCCCTGGTCTACGTCGCCGAAATCGGCGGCCCGGCAGCGGCTCGGCTGGTCGCCAAGAAGATTCACCCGATCAAGAGCAAGGAACGCGAGCCGATCACCGCCGTGGTCGAAAAGCTGCAGGAGGTGCTCCGCAACAGCCCGCCGCCGTGGCTGCGCAAGGCGATGCTGAAAGGCGAACGGCCGGCAACCTAA